A DNA window from Pyrus communis chromosome 3, drPyrComm1.1, whole genome shotgun sequence contains the following coding sequences:
- the LOC137729170 gene encoding uncharacterized protein: MKSVHFSIHSAPIFSFNPNNLTSSSSSSQIALLRPCKFSSLSLRSTSKPSRLITLCAPNSAKATSSRSESAAAEASNGAFIQALNDTSESQWTVEVGNPSVPNPSVARLSLSDQAFFLLAFIACTTSVAFTSLVIAAVPTLWAMGKAAISLSKLADTACEELPSTMAAVRLSGMEISDLTLELNDLSQEIADGVSKSTQAVQAAEAGIRQIGTLAHQQTMSMIQERANLPIISLQPAVVGAAKKTSHVVGQATRNLINIISRRDNSENEEDAGIDRLEI, translated from the exons atgaaatctgTTCATTTCTCAATCCACTCGGCCCCAATTTTTTCCTTCAACCCTAACAATCtcacttcatcttcttcttcttctcagatCGCTCTCCTCCGCCCCTGCAAATTCAGCTCCCTTTCTCTCCGCTCCACTTCCAAGCCCTCCCGCTTAATCACGCTCTGCGCTCCCAATTCCGCTAAAGCGACGTCGTCCCGGTCCGAATCGGCTGCAGCGGAGGCCAGCAATGGAGCTTTTATTCAAGCTCTAAACGACACGTCGGAAAGTCAGTGGACTGTGGAGGTCGGAAACCCTAGCGTTCCGAATCCGTCGGTGGCCAGATTGAGCTTGAGCGACCAGGCTTTCTTCCTCTTGGCCTTCATCGCGTGCACG ACTTCAGTGGCATTTACGAGCCTTGTGATTGCAGCTGTTCCGACGCTATGG GCAATGGGGAAAGCTGCAATATCTCTTTCAAAGCTGGCGGATACAGCTTGTGAAGAACTCCCTAGTACTATGGCTGCCGTTAGGCTTTCAGGCATGGAAATAAGTGATCTTACGCTGGAACTGAATGATCTAAG TCAAGAGATAGCTGATGGGGTCAGCAAGTCCACTCAAGCCGTTCAAGCAGCAGAAGCTGGGATTCGGCAGATTGGTACACTTGCACATCAGCAGACAATGT CAATGATACAGGAGAGGGCGAATCTTCCCATCATCTCTTTGCAACCTGCTGTTGTTGGAGCAGCAAAGAAGACCTCCCATGTTGTCGGTCAAGCTACTAGGAACTTGATCAATATAATTTCTCGAAGGGACAACTCTGAGAATGAGGAGGACGCTGGAATCGATAGGTTGGAAATTTGA